In the Malania oleifera isolate guangnan ecotype guangnan chromosome 1, ASM2987363v1, whole genome shotgun sequence genome, one interval contains:
- the LOC131147809 gene encoding probable prolyl 4-hydroxylase 10 — MAKGGRHSRLPSRKSSSSTLVLTLLLMFSFIVLILLALGILSMPSSSGNSSKANDLSSIVRKTAETEMSDGHDDERREQWTEVISWEPRAFVYHNFLSKDECEYLINLAKPHMHKSTVVDSATGKSKDSRVRTSSGTFLTRGRDNIIRRIEKRIADFAFIPVENGEGLQILHYEVGQKYEPHYDYFLDEFNTKNGGQRIATVLMYLSDVEEGGETVFPAAKGNFSSVPWWNELSECGKGGLSVKPKMGDALLFWSMKPDATLDPSSLHGGCPVIRGNKWSSTKWMRINDYK, encoded by the exons ATGGCGAAAGGGGGAAGGCACTCGCGTCTCCCTTCCAGGAAATCTTCATCATCTACGCTCGTCCTCACTTTGCTCCTCATGTTCTCCTTCATCGTTCTCATCCTTCTTGCTCTCGGAATTCTCTCGATGCCGAGCAGTTCCGGCAATTCTTCCAAGGCAAATGATCTCAGCTCGATCGTCCGCAAGACCGCCGAGACCGAGAT GAGTGATGGTCATGATGATGAGAGGAGAGAGCAATGGACTGAAGTGATCTCGTGGGAGCCGAGAGCCTTCGTTTATCATAATTTCTTA TCCAAGGATGAATGTGAATACCTAATCAATCTTGCTAAGCCGCACATGCACAAGTCGACAGTTGTTGACAGCGCAACAGGCAAGAGTAAAGATAGCAG AGTGCGTACAAGCTCTGGGACATTTTTAACTAGGGGACGGGACAATATCATCAGACGTATTGAGAAAAGGATTGCGGACTTCGCCTTCATACCTGTAG AGAATGGGGAAGGACTTCAAATTCTCCACTATGAAGTGGGTCAAAAATATGAGCCTCACTATGACTACTTCCTTGATGAGTTTAATACTAAGAATGGAGGTCAACGTATAGCTACAGTTCTTATGTACCT ATCAGATGTTGAAGAAGGTGGTGAGACTGTTTTTCCAGCTGCAAAAGGGAATTTCAGTTCTGTGCCTTGGTGGAATGAGTTATCAGAATGTGGAAAAGGAGGGCTTTCTGTCAAACCAAAGATGGGTGATGCATTGCTCTTTTGGAGCATGAAGCCTGATGCAACTCTAGATCCTTCAAGTTTGCATG GTGGTTGTCCAGTGATTAGAGGAAACAAATGGTCATCTACAAAATGGATGCGCATCAACGATTACAAATAA